From Coriobacteriaceae bacterium, a single genomic window includes:
- a CDS encoding flippase — MAFKEKKLLQNTGWLLALQAINIVLPFVTVPYVTRVFGAERYGVFSIALNWITYFQLVVEFGFNLSATKKVVEVKDGEELNDLVSAVVIARLGLVVACFVVVIILGITSAATGDQLSCMLALFSMLVGIALQLNWLFQGLQDMKVITIATAAARGLSVILIFLLINNPGQLMLYSFLYSITFLASGVITHVFAWKRYGIKMGFASIKQILCEMRDGMPIFLSSAAGKIIGNVGVTVLGGCQPSAVVGSYAAILKVPQMASLMFTPVGQALYPRVNEERMKSRRSAARLVAKFGIPVVVLFAAGLFGMAILRNPVVEILYGKEYLVCADTLIPLAIWVLLGIVNNFLGVQLLIPFGYQSLYSLLMIVDSILSLVLNVWLGHGWGAMGVASAIAISEAVLTIALFLALLSVVRQSSAVSYSPHAHKAQHMRKDR, encoded by the coding sequence TTGGCTTTTAAAGAGAAAAAGCTTCTTCAGAATACTGGCTGGCTGCTTGCGTTACAGGCAATTAACATTGTGTTGCCTTTTGTTACGGTGCCTTACGTTACCCGTGTGTTTGGTGCTGAGCGGTATGGAGTATTCTCTATTGCTCTTAATTGGATAACTTATTTTCAGCTTGTTGTCGAGTTTGGTTTCAACCTGAGCGCAACGAAAAAGGTCGTTGAGGTTAAAGATGGGGAAGAGCTTAACGACCTCGTGTCCGCTGTCGTTATTGCACGACTGGGACTTGTTGTCGCCTGCTTTGTCGTAGTAATAATTCTCGGTATTACGTCGGCTGCAACCGGGGACCAGCTATCCTGTATGCTTGCGTTGTTTTCTATGCTTGTTGGCATTGCTTTACAACTTAACTGGCTTTTTCAGGGTTTGCAGGATATGAAGGTCATCACTATTGCCACGGCGGCTGCGCGAGGGCTTTCTGTCATCCTTATTTTCCTCCTTATAAATAACCCCGGTCAATTGATGCTTTACTCGTTCCTGTATTCAATTACTTTCCTTGCTTCGGGTGTTATTACTCATGTATTTGCTTGGAAGCGCTATGGGATCAAAATGGGTTTTGCGTCTATAAAGCAGATACTATGTGAGATGCGAGACGGAATGCCGATTTTTCTTTCATCTGCCGCCGGCAAGATAATTGGAAATGTTGGCGTTACGGTGCTCGGCGGTTGCCAGCCAAGTGCGGTCGTTGGCTCGTATGCTGCCATTTTGAAGGTGCCGCAAATGGCGAGCCTGATGTTTACTCCTGTTGGCCAAGCGCTGTATCCGCGTGTAAACGAAGAACGAATGAAATCTCGGCGCTCCGCGGCGCGGCTTGTTGCCAAGTTTGGTATTCCCGTGGTCGTATTGTTTGCGGCTGGTTTATTTGGCATGGCGATCCTTCGCAATCCAGTAGTCGAGATTCTCTATGGCAAAGAGTATCTAGTTTGCGCCGATACACTCATTCCGCTTGCCATTTGGGTGTTGCTGGGCATCGTAAACAATTTTCTCGGTGTTCAGCTTCTCATTCCTTTTGGGTATCAATCTCTTTACAGCCTGCTCATGATAGTCGATTCCATCCTTTCCTTGGTGCTCAACGTTTGGCTTGGTCATGGTTGGGGCGCTATGGGCGTGGCATCGGCGATTGCGATATCCGAGGCCGTCCTAACGATAGCCTTGTTTTTAGCTCTTCTTTCTGTAGTGAGGCAATCGTCCGCTGTTTCTTATAGCCCTCATGCCCATAAGGCTCAGCACATGAGAAAGGACCGATAA
- a CDS encoding AAA family ATPase: protein MRISRLRIENYRNLDGVAISFDEDVTYIVGENNLGKTNVLDLLNTIFNQATISEEDFANIEKRSGALVTLKLDEDEIGITGLDIDPMTGNTITICAFADDPDSRIEFKVEGSGESISPSLMRCVHVFRYSTASFNRGDLAFDGTRGVGKVLSKGIALYLEKEGKGVSDFLDGSELKGLVADLGSIVSDVPILSSYGVRPGVDSSDGGTLGTLVTLLDKRGVHFKKAGVGLQYLAIASLSIIESIMRLSPKRLQESLCSDDDGKCVLHAVLAYDEPEAHLHPYMQRRLSKSLHRICDGRDDGFNALLKDYFGIDSIKAQLIMVTHSPNILARGYKNIVRFGQGEDSPKVVCGRDIDLSDKFEKHLMLNFESVREAFFARSVLAFEGQTESGAIPVFARNLGMDLDDYGVVPIRAGGKKNVEPLCELLGKFEIPNYSIVDRDDELQETSGDHITTTGRDFEAEVVDAFFTSDNQGAFIALLESIDPFQRATSIKGNCRALKNARTVYGVSLPGAEYDFRGPEFDGQFAGKPESRALMYAWLSSNKGVASGVALAEALGAEGVPDCYKSIIRKAVGLEC from the coding sequence ATGAGGATCTCTAGACTGAGGATTGAGAACTATCGGAATCTCGATGGCGTAGCGATTAGTTTTGACGAGGACGTGACCTATATTGTCGGCGAAAACAACCTCGGCAAAACGAATGTGCTCGACTTGCTCAATACAATCTTCAATCAAGCGACGATTAGCGAAGAGGATTTCGCTAACATTGAAAAGCGCTCAGGTGCTCTAGTTACTTTAAAGTTGGACGAGGACGAGATCGGAATAACGGGGCTCGACATCGATCCTATGACCGGAAACACTATTACCATCTGCGCTTTTGCTGACGACCCGGATTCTCGAATTGAATTTAAGGTCGAAGGGAGCGGAGAAAGTATTTCACCCTCTCTGATGCGATGCGTTCACGTGTTCAGGTACTCTACTGCATCCTTTAATAGGGGAGACCTGGCGTTTGATGGTACCCGAGGTGTCGGCAAAGTTCTCTCCAAGGGCATCGCTCTTTACCTAGAGAAGGAGGGCAAAGGGGTCTCCGACTTTCTGGATGGGAGCGAGCTTAAAGGTCTGGTTGCAGATCTCGGCTCGATCGTCAGTGACGTTCCCATCTTGTCATCATATGGCGTGAGGCCGGGAGTCGACTCATCGGACGGCGGAACGCTTGGAACCTTGGTTACCTTGCTTGACAAGAGAGGCGTTCATTTTAAAAAGGCAGGTGTGGGCTTGCAGTATCTTGCCATTGCCTCGCTCTCAATAATCGAGAGCATTATGCGTCTTTCGCCTAAACGCCTTCAAGAGAGCCTCTGCTCGGATGACGATGGCAAGTGCGTGCTGCACGCTGTGCTGGCTTATGACGAACCCGAAGCTCATCTTCACCCGTATATGCAGAGGCGCCTCTCGAAGAGCTTGCATAGGATTTGCGATGGGAGGGACGACGGATTCAATGCTCTTCTAAAGGACTATTTCGGGATTGATTCAATCAAAGCTCAGCTAATCATGGTGACGCATTCGCCAAACATTCTGGCTCGCGGCTATAAGAACATTGTGCGATTCGGGCAGGGCGAAGATTCGCCGAAGGTCGTGTGCGGTAGGGATATTGACCTGTCCGACAAGTTTGAAAAGCATCTTATGTTGAATTTTGAGTCAGTACGTGAGGCTTTTTTCGCTCGGTCTGTTTTGGCTTTTGAGGGGCAGACGGAGTCCGGTGCCATTCCGGTGTTCGCCCGCAACCTTGGGATGGATCTGGATGATTATGGAGTTGTGCCAATCAGGGCTGGCGGGAAAAAGAACGTTGAGCCACTCTGTGAACTTCTGGGCAAGTTCGAGATTCCAAATTATTCCATTGTCGACAGGGATGATGAGCTGCAAGAAACTTCTGGAGACCATATAACGACAACCGGACGGGATTTTGAAGCTGAGGTTGTTGACGCGTTCTTCACTAGCGATAACCAGGGTGCGTTTATTGCGCTTCTTGAGTCAATTGACCCTTTTCAGAGGGCAACTAGCATCAAGGGGAATTGCAGAGCCCTGAAAAACGCCCGAACTGTCTACGGCGTTAGCTTGCCGGGCGCTGAGTACGATTTCCGGGGGCCGGAGTTTGACGGGCAATTCGCCGGCAAGCCTGAATCGCGTGCGCTTATGTATGCATGGCTTTCATCGAACAAGGGCGTCGCGTCTGGCGTTGCCCTCGCGGAGGCTCTTGGTGCCGAAGGCGTTCCCGACTGTTACAAAAGTATTATTCGCAAGGCCGTGGGGCTTGAATGCTGA
- a CDS encoding IS256 family transposase: protein MSANIVSVDEESLRNDIKNLVRKTVEETLNALLDEEASELVGAGRYERTAGREAYRSGHYTRRLVTGAGEVELSVPKLRGATFQTAVIERYRRRETPVEEAIVEMYLAGVSTRRIEDVSELLWGAPVSSGTVSNLNERAFASIEAWRQRPLDGGYPYVFVDGIYLKRSWGGSYENVAVLVAIGVNSAGDREIIGCSEGYTESAESWREFFSWLKGRGLSGVRLVTGDKCAGMLGALEEVFPGARYQRCTVHFYRNVLGRVPVTRRKAAARMLKAIHAQESREACARKAEEVAEKLESMRLGATARTVRDGFAETLAYTEFPPEHWRRIRTNNGIERINREIRRRTRVVGTFPDGNSALMLVTARLKYIVEHEWGKRRYLDMSKLEEMDELRGKAEG, encoded by the coding sequence GTGTCTGCGAACATCGTATCAGTCGACGAGGAGTCGCTGCGCAACGACATAAAGAATCTGGTGAGGAAGACCGTAGAGGAGACGCTCAACGCGCTGCTCGACGAGGAGGCGTCGGAGCTCGTCGGGGCCGGGCGCTACGAGAGGACGGCGGGCCGGGAGGCCTACCGCAGCGGCCATTACACGAGGAGGCTCGTCACGGGAGCCGGGGAAGTCGAGCTCAGCGTGCCGAAGCTCCGCGGGGCGACCTTCCAGACGGCCGTCATCGAGCGCTACCGCAGGCGCGAGACCCCGGTCGAGGAGGCCATCGTCGAGATGTACCTGGCGGGCGTCTCGACCAGGAGGATCGAGGACGTCTCCGAGCTCCTGTGGGGAGCGCCGGTGTCCTCCGGCACCGTCTCCAACCTCAACGAGAGGGCCTTCGCGTCCATCGAGGCCTGGCGGCAGAGGCCGCTCGATGGCGGCTACCCCTACGTCTTCGTCGACGGCATCTACCTCAAGCGCAGCTGGGGAGGGTCCTACGAGAACGTGGCCGTGCTGGTCGCCATCGGCGTCAACTCCGCCGGCGACCGGGAGATCATCGGCTGCTCCGAGGGATACACCGAGTCCGCGGAGTCCTGGCGCGAGTTCTTCTCCTGGCTCAAGGGGCGCGGGCTCTCCGGCGTGCGGCTCGTCACCGGCGACAAGTGCGCGGGGATGCTCGGTGCGCTCGAGGAGGTGTTCCCCGGGGCCCGCTACCAGCGCTGCACGGTGCATTTCTACCGCAACGTGCTGGGAAGGGTTCCCGTGACCAGGCGGAAGGCCGCGGCGCGCATGCTGAAGGCAATCCACGCGCAGGAATCGCGCGAGGCATGCGCCAGAAAGGCCGAGGAGGTGGCGGAGAAGCTGGAGTCGATGCGGCTCGGGGCGACCGCGAGGACGGTGCGCGACGGGTTCGCCGAGACGCTTGCCTACACGGAATTCCCGCCTGAGCACTGGCGCCGGATCAGGACGAACAACGGGATCGAGCGCATCAACCGCGAGATCAGGAGGAGGACGAGGGTCGTCGGGACCTTCCCGGACGGCAATTCGGCCCTCATGCTGGTGACGGCGAGGCTGAAGTACATAGTGGAGCACGAGTGGGGCAAGAGGAGGTACCTGGACATGTCGAAGCTGGAGGAGATGGACGAGCTGAGGGGAAAGGCGGAGGGCTAG
- a CDS encoding nitroreductase — protein sequence MDIKAAVLPAYNKIRRMSFAVKSNRLLACEDFRSLDTLYRDSLLIAHSFEKALCIESCRDDFGTQKADRLLDYLTLAAKDPSFDNHSYAFVESMAALENWLSRRARLGLDCSKWQHDFESLAKQASYEVGRTDMSDRSGIVSDSFASVSDCDKNAINFINGRHSVRSFDSTPVPQETLTQVVELAQSAPSACNRQPSRVYFSGPKSAQVVSAAVRGNKGFERSIFQWAVITADTSLFSCAEYDQWFINGGIYLQSFVLALKAYGIGSCIFQWVVGDFGKEMRSSLGISANEVIIAVVGFGYPKETFARPVARRMPVSEVASWAD from the coding sequence ATGGACATAAAGGCTGCAGTACTGCCTGCATACAATAAAATTCGAAGAATGTCGTTTGCTGTTAAATCGAATCGCTTGCTTGCTTGCGAAGACTTTAGGTCTTTAGACACCTTGTACAGAGACTCTCTTCTTATTGCTCATTCTTTCGAGAAGGCTCTTTGTATTGAAAGCTGCCGCGATGATTTCGGAACACAAAAGGCCGACCGTCTTCTTGATTATTTAACACTTGCAGCAAAAGATCCTTCTTTTGATAATCATTCGTATGCTTTTGTTGAATCTATGGCGGCACTTGAGAATTGGCTTTCTCGTAGAGCCCGACTTGGACTTGATTGCTCTAAATGGCAGCATGATTTTGAATCGCTAGCTAAGCAGGCTTCATATGAAGTTGGCCGAACTGACATGAGTGATAGGTCTGGAATTGTTTCTGATTCTTTTGCTTCTGTCTCTGATTGCGATAAGAATGCGATCAATTTTATTAACGGGAGACATAGTGTTCGGTCATTTGATTCAACCCCTGTTCCTCAGGAAACGCTGACGCAAGTTGTTGAGCTTGCGCAGAGCGCGCCTTCGGCGTGCAACCGCCAACCAAGCCGCGTGTATTTTTCCGGTCCAAAATCTGCTCAGGTTGTTTCTGCTGCCGTGCGTGGCAATAAAGGGTTTGAGCGATCAATTTTCCAATGGGCCGTTATTACTGCTGACACTTCTCTGTTTTCCTGCGCCGAATATGACCAATGGTTTATCAACGGCGGTATCTATCTCCAGTCCTTCGTTTTGGCCTTAAAGGCCTATGGGATTGGTTCATGTATTTTCCAGTGGGTTGTCGGTGACTTTGGAAAAGAAATGCGTTCGTCCTTAGGCATTTCAGCAAATGAAGTGATCATTGCGGTCGTCGGATTTGGCTATCCAAAAGAAACGTTCGCGAGACCTGTTGCTCGGAGAATGCCTGTTTCCGAAGTCGCGAGTTGGGCTGATTAA
- a CDS encoding ATP-binding protein, whose product MLCQFTFKNYRSYRDEAELSMQATPMKEFERSLIACPDGQGFLPVAAVYGPNAGGKSNLLEALDYVRSAVARPIRLLSASADAPGGDRPSMPRCSAFGFDDVSATEPTEFELYYRAGDHEYRYALSVHADEIVSEGLWRRKLGASRTAMLFEREGAKVELGPTLRKLVTAARFNPSLPYLSFLCINFDAPVVQEAASWFLDTVFLNYNSSYLERMLEQMLDEGDSREVTRFLRAVDVRIDGFRVERAPEWRGQRVFVRHEVGGKAYELRLSEESAGTQKLMGLAAYLMTALERGGTVVVDELDAKLHPKLLRYVILLFKDPEVNKSGAQLIFSSQDVSTMRNDVFRRDEIWFAARGEGEASQLWSLADIHEANGNLVSKNAAFDKQYLSGRYGADPYLTRIEEWD is encoded by the coding sequence ATGCTTTGCCAGTTCACCTTTAAGAACTATCGGTCCTATCGCGACGAGGCGGAGCTTTCTATGCAGGCGACGCCGATGAAGGAGTTCGAGCGCTCTCTCATAGCGTGCCCTGATGGGCAGGGCTTTCTCCCGGTGGCCGCGGTGTACGGACCCAACGCTGGCGGTAAGTCTAACCTGCTCGAGGCTCTCGATTACGTTCGCTCGGCTGTAGCCAGACCGATCAGGCTGCTGTCTGCCAGCGCTGATGCGCCAGGGGGTGATCGCCCTTCGATGCCCCGTTGTTCTGCGTTCGGGTTCGATGACGTGTCGGCTACAGAGCCCACCGAGTTCGAGCTCTACTACCGCGCTGGCGACCACGAGTACCGCTATGCCTTGTCCGTACACGCCGACGAGATCGTGTCCGAAGGGTTGTGGCGGCGTAAATTGGGAGCGTCGCGTACGGCGATGCTGTTCGAGCGCGAGGGTGCAAAGGTTGAGCTCGGTCCCACGCTGCGTAAGCTTGTGACGGCCGCGAGATTCAATCCGAGCCTGCCGTATCTATCGTTTCTTTGCATCAACTTCGATGCGCCGGTGGTCCAGGAGGCGGCCAGCTGGTTTCTCGACACTGTGTTTCTCAACTACAACAGTTCCTACCTGGAGCGGATGCTCGAGCAAATGCTCGACGAGGGTGACTCGCGGGAGGTCACGCGTTTCCTGCGCGCCGTTGATGTGCGTATCGATGGCTTCAGAGTGGAGAGGGCGCCGGAATGGCGCGGCCAGCGCGTCTTCGTGAGGCACGAGGTGGGCGGCAAGGCGTACGAGTTGCGTTTATCCGAGGAATCTGCCGGCACCCAGAAGCTCATGGGGTTGGCTGCGTATCTGATGACAGCGCTTGAGCGTGGAGGCACCGTTGTGGTAGACGAGCTCGACGCCAAACTGCACCCGAAGCTTCTTCGCTATGTGATTCTGCTGTTTAAGGATCCTGAGGTCAACAAGAGTGGCGCGCAGCTCATCTTCTCGTCTCAGGACGTGTCAACCATGCGAAACGACGTGTTCCGCCGCGACGAGATATGGTTCGCTGCGCGCGGCGAGGGGGAGGCGAGCCAACTGTGGTCTCTCGCCGACATCCACGAGGCAAACGGTAATCTGGTAAGCAAGAACGCGGCTTTCGACAAGCAATATCTGTCCGGTCGCTACGGCGCCGATCCGTATCTCACCCGCATCGAGGAGTGGGATTAG
- the wecB gene encoding UDP-N-acetylglucosamine 2-epimerase (non-hydrolyzing) has protein sequence MKKIMLVFGTRPEAIKMCPLVNELRARKDEFETVVTVTGQHREMLDQVLRVFDVNPDHDLAIMKPGQTLFDVTCDVLLKLKAVLEDEKPDVVLVHGDTTTSFAAALACFYLQIPVGHVEAGLRTHDIYSPWPEEFNRQAVDIVSEYYFAPTEASKQNLLDEGKPESRIWVTGNTGIDALRTTVREGYSHPELAWAEGSRLILITAHRRENLGEPMHRMFRAIRRVMEEHPDTKAIYPIHMNPLVRKAAHEELDGFDRLHIIDPLEVLDFHNFMAASHLILTDSGGIQEEAPSLGKPVLVMRDTTERPEGVAAGTLKLVGTEEDVIYREFSRLLSDQAEYEAMSHASNPYGDGHASERIADVLAQ, from the coding sequence ATGAAAAAAATCATGCTCGTCTTCGGCACCCGCCCGGAGGCCATCAAGATGTGCCCGCTCGTCAACGAGCTGAGGGCGCGCAAGGATGAGTTCGAGACCGTCGTGACCGTGACGGGCCAGCACCGCGAGATGCTTGACCAGGTGCTGCGCGTCTTTGACGTAAATCCCGACCACGACCTGGCGATCATGAAGCCGGGCCAGACGCTGTTCGACGTGACGTGCGACGTGCTGCTCAAGCTCAAGGCCGTCCTCGAGGACGAAAAACCCGACGTGGTCCTGGTCCACGGCGACACCACGACCAGTTTCGCGGCGGCGCTCGCGTGCTTCTACCTGCAGATCCCCGTGGGGCATGTGGAGGCCGGCCTTCGCACGCACGACATCTACAGCCCCTGGCCGGAGGAGTTCAACCGTCAGGCGGTTGACATCGTGAGCGAGTACTACTTCGCTCCCACGGAGGCCAGCAAGCAGAACCTGCTCGATGAGGGCAAGCCCGAGTCCAGGATCTGGGTCACCGGCAACACCGGCATCGACGCCCTACGCACCACCGTGCGCGAGGGCTACTCCCACCCTGAGCTCGCTTGGGCCGAGGGCTCCCGCCTCATCCTCATCACGGCGCACCGCCGCGAGAACCTGGGCGAGCCGATGCACCGCATGTTCCGCGCCATCCGCCGCGTGATGGAGGAGCACCCCGACACCAAGGCGATCTACCCCATCCACATGAACCCGCTCGTCCGCAAGGCAGCGCACGAGGAGCTCGACGGCTTCGACAGGCTCCACATCATCGACCCGCTCGAGGTGCTCGACTTCCACAACTTCATGGCCGCGAGCCACCTCATCCTCACCGACTCCGGCGGCATCCAGGAGGAAGCCCCGAGCCTGGGCAAGCCGGTGCTCGTCATGCGAGACACCACCGAGCGCCCCGAGGGCGTGGCCGCTGGCACACTGAAGCTCGTCGGCACCGAGGAGGACGTCATCTACCGCGAGTTCAGCCGCCTGCTCAGCGATCAGGCCGAGTACGAGGCCATGAGTCATGCGTCGAACCCCTATGGTGATGGGCATGCGAGCGAACGCATCGCGGACGTGCTGGCGCAGTAG
- a CDS encoding polysaccharide pyruvyl transferase family protein, which produces MKIGIITYHFARNYGVILQCYALQEQLRSMGHDVWVLNFQNDRQERNNSLHHKRDGFLPNLAVNVALLPFEGKRRSKERKFAEYESSHLHLTPRFYAIEEMRDFVNKEGFDLLISGSDQVFNPNIADFDEAFLFPFETSARKGSFAASLGSATETDLIPFSDDLTSFDVLCVRENTDAPVVNRLCGRSPEVVDDPVFLLDSKRWAQAVDTSVEDRGYVLGYYINKEASVRYLELTEQAASELGLPLKVINVRYGRDSFKPEMITDAGPEDFLKLFAGASFVCTDSFHGTAFSLLFGKRFVSFEPKSNSSDFRKRDLLSKVGEPWRSVAVDSTSASALVSELCGRSAPAAQEGIGRVREAQLLFLEKMTKEN; this is translated from the coding sequence ATGAAAATTGGAATCATTACTTACCATTTTGCCCGCAACTACGGTGTGATTTTGCAGTGCTACGCGCTACAAGAGCAGCTTCGCTCTATGGGTCATGATGTTTGGGTGCTTAACTTCCAAAATGATCGTCAGGAGCGCAATAACTCCCTTCATCACAAAAGGGACGGTTTTCTACCTAATTTAGCGGTTAATGTCGCGTTGCTTCCTTTTGAAGGCAAAAGGCGTTCTAAGGAGCGCAAATTTGCTGAATATGAGTCGTCTCACCTTCACTTGACGCCTCGGTTTTACGCTATTGAAGAGATGCGAGACTTTGTTAATAAGGAAGGTTTTGATCTTCTTATCTCTGGCAGTGACCAAGTATTCAATCCTAATATTGCCGATTTCGATGAAGCATTCCTTTTTCCCTTTGAAACATCAGCTCGTAAGGGTAGTTTTGCGGCAAGTCTTGGCAGCGCGACCGAAACCGATCTAATTCCTTTCTCTGACGACTTGACTTCTTTTGATGTCCTCTGTGTAAGAGAGAATACTGATGCGCCCGTGGTTAATCGCTTATGCGGGCGGTCGCCTGAGGTGGTTGACGACCCTGTGTTCCTTTTGGATTCAAAGCGTTGGGCGCAAGCTGTTGATACTTCGGTTGAAGACCGTGGGTATGTTTTGGGCTACTACATTAATAAAGAGGCTTCTGTTCGATATTTAGAGCTTACTGAGCAGGCTGCATCTGAGCTTGGATTGCCATTGAAGGTTATAAATGTGCGTTATGGGCGGGACTCATTTAAGCCCGAGATGATTACTGATGCTGGCCCTGAGGATTTCCTTAAGCTGTTCGCGGGCGCTTCTTTTGTCTGTACGGACTCTTTCCATGGAACGGCGTTTTCGCTGCTATTCGGAAAGCGTTTTGTATCTTTTGAACCCAAATCAAATTCTAGTGACTTCCGCAAGAGGGATCTATTAAGCAAGGTAGGAGAACCTTGGAGAAGCGTTGCGGTCGATTCTACTTCTGCGAGCGCCCTTGTCAGTGAGTTGTGTGGGCGTTCTGCTCCCGCTGCTCAGGAAGGAATCGGGCGTGTTCGCGAGGCACAACTGCTGTTCCTCGAGAAGATGACGAAGGAGAATTAG
- a CDS encoding ATP-dependent helicase — MLMSQTDLLDSVGTAIEARCGVDASQRSAIFSPSKRVFVEAPAGYGKTTVMTGRACWLLASGEVRPPKKILALTFSVAAARRMRADLGATMSALPGSVTKRFEDSVMATNFHGFAWALLRRYWRSLSLPVNVDELSMVDDNHAVDELVSRGGKLFWDEKNVFSSFLRSMRNGQDEGLRHGIRPFNRIIKDRFASNGLLPYSGMISLAIELLADFSKLRSYLSTAFPVVLVDEAQDTNALCYIFLKGLLSDESGICMFGDPIQRVYGFIGAMEGLKTRATTDLCLSQLELEHNHRFSRGSIVGELGAAIRSNMKGAIAGGTPRLPIYVGAAQQDEATAIVSKVATLAQGGSGRIAILVRKRGALANLITDELTKEEMPYFNGLFSDTDPEFVEFNAFALSRITDAASGEKGVSRSAADKIIGSISDELLTDSRRLMYGRSYAMLLGALRKHLKNDCVSMGPSERFDYIVSIFSEGSLRRFSDYLDADISIMTIHSAKGLEWDTVFIPGVTRFDWPGRICSRCESAGMCSRSARGCRIVDAKKLPDGLIEEMGLLYVGVTRARKAVYVSASMQRRTNNGNYQVACPSCLTSLPGIEPVSWSVMDGEG; from the coding sequence ATGCTGATGAGCCAGACTGACTTGCTGGATAGCGTTGGGACCGCGATTGAGGCACGCTGTGGTGTAGATGCGTCGCAGCGCTCCGCGATTTTTTCACCATCGAAGAGAGTGTTCGTGGAGGCGCCGGCAGGCTACGGGAAGACCACGGTGATGACTGGGCGGGCTTGCTGGCTGCTGGCATCCGGCGAAGTCCGGCCGCCAAAAAAGATTTTGGCCCTGACCTTCAGTGTCGCCGCTGCGCGGAGAATGCGAGCGGATTTGGGCGCCACTATGTCGGCGCTTCCGGGTTCCGTGACCAAGCGTTTTGAGGACAGCGTCATGGCGACCAATTTCCACGGCTTTGCTTGGGCCCTGCTTCGCAGGTACTGGAGATCGCTCTCGCTCCCAGTGAACGTTGACGAGCTTTCTATGGTCGATGATAACCACGCCGTTGACGAGCTGGTTTCGCGAGGCGGTAAGCTTTTCTGGGATGAAAAGAATGTTTTCAGCAGCTTCCTCCGCTCCATGAGAAATGGTCAAGACGAAGGCCTGAGACACGGCATACGCCCTTTTAATAGGATAATTAAGGATAGGTTCGCGTCGAACGGTCTCTTACCGTACTCTGGAATGATCTCCCTTGCAATTGAATTGCTTGCCGATTTCTCAAAGTTGAGGTCCTATCTGTCGACGGCGTTTCCTGTCGTACTCGTCGACGAAGCGCAGGACACGAATGCCCTGTGCTACATCTTTTTAAAAGGCCTGCTTTCCGATGAATCAGGAATCTGCATGTTCGGCGATCCTATTCAGCGTGTCTATGGTTTTATTGGCGCAATGGAAGGCTTAAAGACAAGGGCCACTACCGACCTGTGTCTATCGCAGCTGGAGCTCGAACATAATCATAGGTTTTCTAGGGGATCTATTGTCGGGGAGCTCGGTGCTGCGATTCGCTCCAACATGAAGGGTGCCATTGCCGGCGGTACGCCCCGACTTCCCATATATGTTGGCGCTGCACAGCAAGACGAAGCGACTGCCATCGTTTCAAAGGTCGCCACTCTCGCTCAAGGAGGTAGCGGTAGGATTGCGATTCTTGTTCGTAAGCGCGGTGCCCTGGCCAATCTCATCACTGACGAGCTGACTAAAGAGGAGATGCCATACTTCAACGGGCTTTTCTCGGATACAGATCCAGAGTTCGTTGAATTCAATGCATTTGCTTTATCCAGGATTACCGATGCAGCGTCTGGAGAAAAAGGCGTCAGCCGGTCTGCAGCGGACAAAATAATCGGCTCCATCTCTGATGAACTGCTGACTGACTCCAGGAGATTAATGTATGGGCGGTCCTATGCCATGCTTCTTGGAGCGCTGCGGAAACACCTCAAAAATGACTGCGTCTCGATGGGCCCTTCGGAGCGCTTCGACTATATCGTAAGTATCTTTTCCGAGGGCTCCCTGCGGCGTTTCTCTGATTACCTTGATGCAGATATCTCGATCATGACCATTCACTCTGCTAAGGGACTCGAGTGGGACACCGTTTTCATACCGGGCGTTACGCGCTTCGATTGGCCTGGAAGGATTTGCTCTCGGTGCGAAAGTGCTGGCATGTGCTCGCGTTCTGCGCGTGGATGCCGGATTGTGGATGCGAAGAAATTGCCAGACGGGCTTATTGAGGAAATGGGCCTGCTGTACGTCGGTGTCACTCGCGCCCGCAAAGCGGTATATGTCTCCGCCTCTATGCAGCGCAGGACAAATAACGGGAACTATCAGGTTGCTTGCCCCTCTTGCCTAACGTCTCTTCCGGGTATTGAACCTGTGAGCTGGTCGGTCATGGACGGAGAGGGGTGA